Part of the Planococcus plakortidis genome is shown below.
TGATGACCCGCAAGATGCGCGTCAATACATAGGCACCGACAGCGATTAATACGACACGCAACGCTGTTCCGGAAATGTTCACCCACATCTCCTCATCGAGCAGCTTCGTTGTCATCTGATTGACGAATCTCTCCACTACGCTTCTTTCAAAAAACACGTCTACACCTTCTTTAATTACTTACATCAGATTGAATTTAAACACGGCCGTGACAAGAAACGCAACTACAATGATCCCCGGCAGTAAGTTCGCTACGCGGATTTTGGTAATTCCCATCAAATTCAGGCCGATCGCCGCGATCATCACCCCGCCGGTCGCGGTCATTTCGGTGATGAACAAGTCGAGCGCCGCTTCTGGGATAAGCAAGCTGATCTGTGTGGCGAATAACGCGATCAAGCCTTGGTAGACGAATACCGGAATCGCCGAAATCATCACCCCGATGCCGAGCGTTGAGGCAAGAATGATCGACGTAAAGCCATCGATAATGCCTTTTGATACAAGGACGCCGTGTTCATTGCTGAGTCCGCTCTCCAACGCGCCGATGATACCCATCGCGCCGATGACAAAAATCAGCGTCGCTGTGACAAATCCCTGCGCCAGGCTTCCCTGGCTTTCTTTCGTGCCGAGCATCCGTTCAATCCAACGGCCGAATGCATTCAATTTATCCTCAAGCCGCGCCCATTCGCCGATGACCGCGCCAAGCACGAGGCTGATGATGACGATGATGAAATTCTGGCTCTCAAAGCCCATCTGCAAGCCCAATACGACGACTACGAGCCCGATGACATACATGACCGTCTCTTTCATCCTGTCGGGAATATTGCGCAATGCCCGGCCGATCAGTGTTCCTGCGACGATTAAAATCGCGTTGACCAATGTTCCCCAAAGAACCATATTCGAGCTCCTTCCTTTCCGTGCTTCGGAATCAGTAGAGCGTCCGGCTCTTCTCCCTCTTTTTATCAAGTTCCAAAAGCCATCTTCCAGCTGCCTTGTTGCAGGATTATTGCGCCCCTTTGTTTCTCCCGCTTCAAAGAAACGCCTATTTCCCGGTCCCGGAAAATAGGCTGTCTTCACCCCGATTGAACGGTTCATTCAAATAAGCGCACGTTTACACATGGCGCCGGCTATACGGTCATTTCAACAAATCCAATATTCGCTCCAAATCATCTTCCGAGAAAAACTCGATTTCGATCTTGCCCTTGTTCTTCCGTTTTTTGATCTGGACATTCGTCCCGAAACGGTCACGCAGCTCGGATTGTTTTTCTTCTATAAAGATATCCTTTTTCTTTTCTGGTGTTTCACGTGGAACATCATCGTTCAAGCGCTGAACCAGATTCTCCAATTGACGGACATTCAAGCCTTCTTTGACCGCCTTGTACGCCGTCTCGGAAATAGCCTTTTTGCTGCGCAGGCCGAGCAAAGTACGCCCATGCCCCATCGACAGTTTTTTATCCGAAATGAGCTCACGCACATCTTTCGGCAAAGTCAATAAGCGGATATGGTTGGTGATGTGCGGGCGGCTTTTGCCGAGGCGGAAAGCCAATTGCTCTTGCGTCAAATTCAATGTATCCATGAGTTTCTGATAAGCTTCCGCTTCTTCAATCGGCGTCAGATCCTCACGTTGCAAGTTTTCAAGAATCGCCAGTTCCATCATCTGCTGCTCGTTGAACTCTTTTACGATGGCGGGTACTTCCTTCAATTTGCACAGTTTCGCCGCACGGAAGCGGCGTTCGCCGACGACCAATTCAAATTTCGCGCCTTTTTTGCGCACCACGACGGGCTGCAGGATGCCATGCTCACGAATCGATTCGGCCAGTTCCTCAAGCGCTTGCTGGTCGAACACTTTGCGCGGTTGATGAGGATTTTCCTTTATATCGATCAATTTGATCTGGATTACCTTATCCGTTTCGTTGGCTGTTTCTCCAGGAAACAACGCGTTGATGCCTTTTCCCAACCCTTTAGCCATTACGAATCACTTCCTTCGCCAATTCTAGATAAACTTCTGCGCCTCTGGACTTCGGATCATAGATGATGATTGGCTCTCCGTGACTCGGGGCCTCGCTCAAGCGGACATTGCGCGGTACGACCGTGTCATACACTTTGTCCTGGAAGTATTTCTTCACTTCTTCGATGACTTGCATGCCCAGATTGGTCCGCGCATCGTACATCGTCAGCAGCACCCCATCGATCATTAGATCATCGTTCAAGTGTTTTTGGACCAACCGGACCGTGCTCAATAATTGGCTTAAACCTTCTAGAGCATAATATTCACATTGTACTGGAATAATAATTCCGTCTGAAGCGGTCAAGGAATTCAAGGTCAGCAGGCCAAGTGACGGCGGACAATCGATGATGATGTAATCATATAAATCCTTTACTTCTGCCAAGGCATTTTTCAGCCGTGCTTCACGTGAAATGGTCGAGACCAATTCAATTTCCGCACCGGCCAGTGAAATCGTCGCCGGCACCACATGGAGATTTTCGACTTTCGTCTCCATGATCGTGTCTTTGACATCCACATCGTCAATGAGGATTTCATAGATGCATTGATCGACATCCCCTTTATTGATGCCGACGCCGCTCGTCGCATTGCCTTGTGGATCGATATCTATTAACAGCACTTTCTTGCCGAGATAAGCAAGACAGGCACTTAAATTAACTGATGAAGTTGTTTTTCCTACACCGCCCTTTTGATTGGCGATGGCAATCGTTCTACCCACACGTGCACCAACTTTCTTCGATACTGTCTCCATTTTACTGCGGAAACGCCTTTATGGCTATCCGCGACAGCTTTCATTTCTATATTGTATCAAATTTCCTGTTTCATAGAGATAAATCTGCCAAAAAAAGCCCTTTCCTCAACGGAAAGAGCATTATGGACGGTTTTTCGGGATTTTCACGGTGATCTGGTAATAATCCTCGTGTTCTTCCTCTTCTGTATCAAGCTTGATGCCGCTTTTTTTGACCATCGACAGCGACTCTTTGATGGTGTTCATCGCGATGCGCATATCCCGGCTGACGGCTTTCCTGCGCTTTTTCGGTTTTTTCGGCGCTTCATCCGCTAAACTTTTGATGCGTTCTTCTAATTCTTTGACGTTGAGCCCTTCTTCCAATAGCTGTTCAAGCAGCTGTTGCTGAAGTTCAGGATCTTTCACCGGCAGCAAAGCCCGTGCATGGCGTTCTGTAATGCTCCGTGTAAGGAGCGCCTGCTGGGCGGCTTCAGGCAGTTTCAATAGCCGCAGTTTATTGGCGACAGCGGACTGGCTTTTGCCGAGCCGCTGCGCCAAGGCTTCCTGGGTGATTTCCTGGATCTGCAGTAAATTGGAGTAGGCATGCGCTTCTTCAATCGCTGTCAATTCCTCGCGCTGGAGGTTTTCGATTAAGGCGATCGACGCCGTTTCCTTATCGCTCAATTGGCGAACGATTGCCGGAACTTCCTCCCAGCCAAGAGACGTCATTGCGCGGAAGCGTCGTTCCCCCGCAATGATTTCATAAAAACCTTCCTGCTGCGAATCCCGGACGACGATCGGCTGGATGACCCCATGGACGTGGATTGTCCGGGCCAACTCTTCGATTTTCTCCTCGTCAAAAACCGTCCGCGGCTGGAACTGGTTGGCATGGATCTTAGCCAGCGGTATTTTCACCACTTCTTCAGAAGCTTGGCTTGAAGTTTCTTCTGTTATTGCATCGTTTGCTTTATCTCCGCCTCCGAAAAGACGGGCAAAAGGACTTTTCATGCTCAGGCACCACCTTATTAAAAACTTGCTCTTGTTGTTTCATTCCAAAGACGTGTCCGAACCTCCATATGTTCCACGTGAAACATTAACTGATCGGCGATTTGTTCGGCATGCCCGCTTTTCTCGGATATTTCTTCGGCGTTGCCTTGAATTTCCGGAACACTTGGATATGGCGTTCGCTTTCTTCTACTGGCAAAAGGAATGAATGGACGGCTTCCTGCTTCACTCCAAGTACTTTGAGCGCTTTCTCAGCGTCCTTCAGTTCGTCTGGCGCAGAGGCTGCTTTCATGGCAGCGAATACACCGCCTTCTTTAACGAGCGGCACACACAGTTCGGCAAGGACAGACAGTCTCGCTACAGCCCGGGCCGTGACGATGTCGTAGCTTTCCCGATGCTTGGACTGGCCAAAATCTTCTGCGCGCGAGTGGACGAAAGAAACCTTGTCCAATCCGAGAGCTTCACTCAAATGATTCAGGAATTGAATGCGTTTGTTCAAGGAATCGACGATTGTCACTTCGATATGCGGGAAGCAGATTTTCAGCGGGATGCTCGGGAATCCGGCCCCGGCCCCGACGTCGCATACTGACAGCGGATTGGTGAAATCCATGTAAAAGGCGGCACTGATGGAATCATAGAAATGCTTTAAATAGACATCTTCCTGCTCCGTGATGGCCGTCAAATTCATTTTCTCGTTCCATTCGACGAGTTCTTTGTAATAGATGCGGAATTGTTCCAACTGGCGCTCAGAAAGCTCTATGCCTTGTTTTTTCAATGCTTGCGCGAATTGTTGTTCGTTCA
Proteins encoded:
- a CDS encoding ParB/RepB/Spo0J family partition protein; amino-acid sequence: MAKGLGKGINALFPGETANETDKVIQIKLIDIKENPHQPRKVFDQQALEELAESIREHGILQPVVVRKKGAKFELVVGERRFRAAKLCKLKEVPAIVKEFNEQQMMELAILENLQREDLTPIEEAEAYQKLMDTLNLTQEQLAFRLGKSRPHITNHIRLLTLPKDVRELISDKKLSMGHGRTLLGLRSKKAISETAYKAVKEGLNVRQLENLVQRLNDDVPRETPEKKKDIFIEEKQSELRDRFGTNVQIKKRKNKGKIEIEFFSEDDLERILDLLK
- the noc gene encoding nucleoid occlusion protein; translated protein: MKSPFARLFGGGDKANDAITEETSSQASEEVVKIPLAKIHANQFQPRTVFDEEKIEELARTIHVHGVIQPIVVRDSQQEGFYEIIAGERRFRAMTSLGWEEVPAIVRQLSDKETASIALIENLQREELTAIEEAHAYSNLLQIQEITQEALAQRLGKSQSAVANKLRLLKLPEAAQQALLTRSITERHARALLPVKDPELQQQLLEQLLEEGLNVKELEERIKSLADEAPKKPKKRRKAVSRDMRIAMNTIKESLSMVKKSGIKLDTEEEEHEDYYQITVKIPKNRP
- a CDS encoding ParA family protein, whose amino-acid sequence is MGRTIAIANQKGGVGKTTSSVNLSACLAYLGKKVLLIDIDPQGNATSGVGINKGDVDQCIYEILIDDVDVKDTIMETKVENLHVVPATISLAGAEIELVSTISREARLKNALAEVKDLYDYIIIDCPPSLGLLTLNSLTASDGIIIPVQCEYYALEGLSQLLSTVRLVQKHLNDDLMIDGVLLTMYDARTNLGMQVIEEVKKYFQDKVYDTVVPRNVRLSEAPSHGEPIIIYDPKSRGAEVYLELAKEVIRNG
- a CDS encoding DUF554 domain-containing protein; translated protein: MVLWGTLVNAILIVAGTLIGRALRNIPDRMKETVMYVIGLVVVVLGLQMGFESQNFIIVIISLVLGAVIGEWARLEDKLNAFGRWIERMLGTKESQGSLAQGFVTATLIFVIGAMGIIGALESGLSNEHGVLVSKGIIDGFTSIILASTLGIGVMISAIPVFVYQGLIALFATQISLLIPEAALDLFITEMTATGGVMIAAIGLNLMGITKIRVANLLPGIIVVAFLVTAVFKFNLM
- the rsmG gene encoding 16S rRNA (guanine(527)-N(7))-methyltransferase RsmG; the protein is MNEQQFAQALKKQGIELSERQLEQFRIYYKELVEWNEKMNLTAITEQEDVYLKHFYDSISAAFYMDFTNPLSVCDVGAGAGFPSIPLKICFPHIEVTIVDSLNKRIQFLNHLSEALGLDKVSFVHSRAEDFGQSKHRESYDIVTARAVARLSVLAELCVPLVKEGGVFAAMKAASAPDELKDAEKALKVLGVKQEAVHSFLLPVEESERHIQVFRKFKATPKKYPRKAGMPNKSPIS